In one window of Zestosphaera sp. DNA:
- a CDS encoding 50S ribosomal protein L44e, producing MKIPKSLNTYCPRCKKHTQHSVTIYKSGKRRSLAEGQRRYDRKNVGYGSKRKPEQKRFAKTTKKVVLKLKCSVCGYISHREGIRLKKAELGEVLSKA from the coding sequence GTGAAGATACCTAAATCACTCAATACCTACTGCCCGAGGTGTAAGAAGCACACACAGCACTCCGTAACGATCTATAAGTCAGGTAAGAGGAGGTCTCTTGCTGAGGGTCAGAGAAGATATGATAGAAAGAATGTGGGTTATGGAAGTAAGAGAAAACCTGAACAGAAGAGATTTGCTAAAACAACTAAGAAGGTTGTTCTTAAACTTAAGTGTAGTGTGTGTGGCTACATTAGCCACAGAGAAGGTATTAGATTAAAGAAAGCAGAGTTAGGTGAGGTGTTGAGTAAGGCATGA
- a CDS encoding 30S ribosomal protein S27e has product MSKKRKVLIPMPKSKFLKIKCPSCGNEQIVFDHASFPVRCLICGTQLVQPTGAKAKLLGDVVKILS; this is encoded by the coding sequence ATGAGCAAGAAGAGAAAGGTCTTAATACCTATGCCTAAGAGCAAGTTTCTCAAGATTAAGTGTCCCTCCTGCGGTAATGAGCAAATAGTTTTTGATCACGCTTCATTTCCTGTAAGATGCCTTATTTGCGGTACTCAGTTGGTCCAGCCTACAGGTGCTAAAGCTAAGTTGCTAGGTGATGTAGTCAAGATACTTAGTTAG
- a CDS encoding 30S ribosomal protein S26e, translated as MPKKRESRGRRKGSKGSVELIHCDQCGRLVPEDKAVCVTRWYSPVDPQLADELEKKGAIIARYPVTKCYCVSCAVFLGIIKVRAEEERKSTKA; from the coding sequence TTGCCGAAGAAGCGTGAGAGCAGGGGTAGGCGTAAGGGTAGTAAGGGTTCTGTAGAGCTGATCCACTGTGACCAGTGTGGTAGGCTAGTTCCTGAAGACAAGGCTGTTTGTGTTACGAGGTGGTACTCGCCTGTTGACCCACAATTGGCTGACGAGCTAGAGAAGAAGGGGGCTATAATAGCTAGGTATCCTGTGACTAAATGTTACTGTGTTAGTTGTGCTGTGTTCTTAGGCATAATTAAGGTTAGAGCTGAAGAAGAGAGAAAGAGTACGAAAGCGTAG